A stretch of the Lolium perenne isolate Kyuss_39 chromosome 3, Kyuss_2.0, whole genome shotgun sequence genome encodes the following:
- the LOC127342007 gene encoding uncharacterized protein, translating to MEVAAGEESDGGGGTGSNPPGGATAAPAELLKRLDAVVAETGGTSADEQPCEHFSIRGFVALRKMDAKFCSLSQIFSGQQQFDERHNSSYPFLVSMFRRWDCSKCMGKTKLSDDVTSRTVSMGKNVSRDGCSIRFVRSTKVPISVDFKSLFPCTQQIAQGKNADRSTLLKTTPESNSKCNSPYEANTDPPMKDLQGSSSNQATPANLSDNASAGIMTLPEDSQIRANREGNGITIPSSPKLTEATMKRNAEDTKKNKEVLNVDLTPNVPKPIDGQNGDQVCNSGPCEEAAPKRIVRSTCKNNKGKPTAQVGSSDVKIGRRKQIKLRLLSEIINTDPAGGSRTDIEVNAGKVADPCEDDRSTDDDVSVSHQAVGEISLAKEKEVVDDESSLMNWMKRIPKKSRTAKKDLEQKDFDSSASKSTADLFASKDTHHDFLSSGWKLSKKNGLRTISTQQGDESVQNNNNLERNTQSADDMSQMEADNSIDRSLFKKKTISLSKRKRPSTANVQHDGVLPVSRQAVGVISSKTAKKKRKYKGADVVDDEGSSLMNWMKKIPKRLRTEKRDIEHKDFDSSAANSEYTVDKVAAKDVHNGFVSSVQKLCQEKILFATSTGDGEGDENSQNNNLERSVHNTDGPDGICQMESENCIQRSLSKVKKVSLSKRNIPSTVDAQHGDLNTENNTGKTSILRTDDQCQMESRNPVQQRLAKVSPVKRGIRNVTALEQKIPKKRKKQKQQLMYEKQAIIDDIPMDIVELLLRNQDKRPLITETDSSDISHDKSKIVEDEDCTVIAAEDGPDFASNVIDTTSQKKPLAPDSYQKASRESVAPTTQVTNMHALRLQTPGYLKPTQESQSTGELVTIAATSPLLSQHKDQSIAEAPADCRSHKGEKKLTWDSFEAAPRDSSTSTCRAQFRSSTNAVDLTSNHVAGASNNYHPTHQLVISSPDHYTDRAVNPVQARTFPSAMPTMEDGNLYDLRNAGQSGFYPRETMPATHLLRLTDPQMLASFPNYEGSSRNQMEFQLRNSYYAHNQYMGSAGTSYGAQNQYMGSASTSYGSNLNGSNVNGIGSASTSYGAHNQYLRSASQSYGSHLNGIGSASASYGSNLYGKVPLTLEDLSRPGFQENLHKPLRPLPRVGVLSSLLQKEIANLPESCGTQYGYRIGASKGMTSSFDIHRRENVEALNAGMYSATWNVLQLGSASSSPGFSSVRNGTAKSLTRDQGRMTSPLDRLVRQDICVTNRNPTDFTTISDDNEFLREDI from the exons ATGGAAGTGGCTGCAGGAGAGGAGAGTGATGGAGGTGGTGGTACGGGTAGTAATCCTCCTGGAGGAGCCACTGCTGCACCAGCGGAACTACTGAAGCGTCTGGATGCAGTAGTTGCTGAAACTGGTGGCACATCAGCAGATGAGCAGCCATGCGAGCATTTCTCCATAAG AGGGTTTGTGGCTCTTCGGAAGATGGATGCAAAGTTTTGCTCTCTGTCTCAGATTTTTAGTGGTCAGCAACAGTTTGACGAACGCCATAACAGTTCATACCCTTTTTTGGTGTCAATGTTTCGACGATGGGATTGCTCAAAGTGCATGGGCAAGACCAAACTCTCAGATGATGTGACATCTAGAACTGTTTCTATGGGGAAGAATGTCTCAAGGGACGGTTGCTCCATTAGATTTGTTCGGAGTACTAAAGTGCCTATTAGTGTTGATTTCAAAAGCTTATTTCCTTGCACACAACAAATAGCTCAAGGGAAGAATGCTGATAGATCAACACTTTTGAAGACTACCCCAGAAAGCAATTCCAAATGCAACTCACCTTATGAGGCGAACACTGATCCACCCATGAAAG ATTTACAGGGTTCTTCCAGTAATCAAGCTACACCCGCCAATCTGTCAGATAATGCTTCTGCTGGTATCATGACTTTGCCTGAAGATTCCCAGATTAGAGCAAATAGAGAAGGAAATGGCATCACAATCCCATCCAGTCCAAAACTTACTGAAGCAACTATGAAACGCAATGCAGAAGACACTAAAAAAAACAAGGAGGTTCTGAATGTTGACCTCACTCCCAATGTTCCTAAACCAATAGATGGACAGAACGGTGATCAGGTCTGCAACAGTGGTCCATGTGAAGAAGCAGCTCCAAAAAGAATTGTTAGATCAACTTGTAAGAACAACAAAGGCAAACCTACTGCACAGGTTGGCAGTTCAGATGTGAAAATAGGTCGGAGAAAGCAAATAAAGCTTCGACTGCTATCAGAAATTATCAATACTGATCCAGCAGGGGGTTCTAGAACTGATATTGAAGTTAATGCTGGAAAAGTTGCTGATCCCTGTGAGGATGATAGGAGTACAGATGATGATGTTTCTGTTAGCCATCAGGCAGTGGGAGAAATCAGTTTGGCAAAAGAGAAAGAGGTTGTAGATGATGAATCTTCCCTGATGAACTGGATGAAGAGAATTCCTAAGAAATCAAGAACTGCGAAGAAAGATTTAGAACAAAAGGATTTCGATTCTTCTGCTTCAAAATCTACTGCAGATTTATTTGCCTCAAAGGATACGCATCATGATTTTCTATCCTCGGGTTGGAAATTGAGCAAGAAAAACGGCCTTCGTACTATCAGTACTCAGCAAGGTGATGAAAGTGTTCAGAATAATAATAATCTAGAGAGAAATACACAAAGCGCAGATGACATGAGCCAAATGGAAGCTGATAACTCCATTGATAGGTCCTTATTTAAGAAAAAAACCATTAGTTTGAGTAAGAGGAAAAGGCCATCAACTGCAAATGTCCAGCATGATGGTGTTCTTCCTGTTAGCCGACAGGCGGTTGGAGTAATCTCGTCAAAAACTGCTAAGAAGAAGAGAAAGTACAAAGGAGCTGATGTTGTAGATGATGAGGGATCTTCACTTATGAACTGGATGAAAAAGATTCCCAAGAGATTAAGAACTGAGAAAAGGGATATAGAACACAAGGATTTTGATTCTTCTGCTGCTAATTCAGAGTATACTGTGGATAAGGTTGCTGCTAAAGATGTCCACAACGGTTTTGTATCGTCAGTTCAGAAACTGTGCCAGGAAAAAATACTGTTTGCTACCAGTACTGGGGATGGGGAAGGTGATGAAAATAGTCAGAACAATAATCTGGAGAGAAGTGTGCATAACACAGATGGCCCAGATGGTATATGCCAAATGGAATCTGAGAACTGTATACAGAGGTCCTTGTCAAAGGTTAAAAAGGTGAGTTTGAGTAAGAGGAACATTCCTTCAACTgtcgatgcccaacatggcgatCTAAACACTGAAAACAATACTGGAAAGACATCTATACTCAGGACAGATGATCAATGCCAAATGGAATCCAGAAACCCTGTGCAGCAGCGCCTGGCAAAG GTTTCTCCAGTTAAGCGTGGTATCCGAAATGTGACCGCTCTTGAGCAGAAGATACCTAAGAAGAGAAAGAAACAAAAGCAACAACTGATGTATGAAAAACAGGCCATAATTGATGACATCCCAATGGACATTGTTGAACTGCTTCTGAGAAATCAGGATAAGAGACCGCTGATAACTGAGACTGATTCTTCTGATATTAGTCATGATAAATCCAAGATAGTGGAAGATGAAGATTGTACTGTAATAGCTGCCGAGGATGGTCCAGATTTTGCATCAAATGTGATTGACACTACTTCCCAGAAGAAGCCTTTGGCACCAGATAGTTACCAGAAAGCATCACGGGAAAGTGTAGCACCTACAACACAGGTTACCAATATGCATGCTTTGAGATTACAGACTCCTGGTTATTTAAAGCCTACTCAGGAATCACAGAGCACGGGAGAATTAGTTACTATTGCTGCGACCTCGCCACTATTATCACAGCATAAGGATCAGTCTATTGCTGAAGCGCCAGCTGACTGCCGGAGCCATAAGGGAGAAAAGAAGTTGACGTGGGATTCTTTCGAGGCAGCTCCAAGGGATTCATCAACCTCAACATGTCGTGCTCAGTTCAGATCTAGCACTAACGCAGTTGATTTAACTTCGAATCATGTGGCCGGAGCTTCTAATAATTACCATCCCACTCACCAGCTAGTAATTTCGTCACCTGACCACTATACAGACAGAGCAGTTAACCCAGTCCAGGCAAGAACTTTTCCAAGTGCAATGCCAACCATGGAAGATGGTAACTTGTATGATCTAAGAAATGCtggacaatcaggtttttatccaAGGGAAACCATGCCTGCGACTCATCTCCTGAGACTGACCGATCCACAAATGTTAGCCAGCTTTCCAAACTATGAAGGGTCTAGCAGGAACCAGATGGAATTTCAACTTCGGAATTCATACTATGCACATAATCAGTACATGGGATCAGCTGGCACATCGTACGGAGCACAAAATCAGTACATGGGATCAGCTAGCACATCGTATGGAAGTAACCTGAATGGGAGTAATGTAAATGGCATAGGATCAGCTAGCACATCGTATGGAGCACACAATCAGTACTTAAGATCAGCTAGCCAGTCATATGGGAGTCACCTAAATGGCATAGGATCAGCTAGCGCATCGTATGGAAGTAACCTATATGGAAAGGTTCCATTGACATTGGAAGATTTATCCCGGCCTGGGTTCCAGGAAAATTTGCACAAACCGTTACGCCCACTTCCTAGGGTTGGTGTGCTCAGCTCCTTGTTGCAGAAGGAAATTGCAAATTTGCCGGAGAGCTGTGGGACACAGTATGGTTACAGAATAGGGGCGTCAAAAGGGATGACATCATCGTTTGATATACATAGAAGGGAAAATGTTGAGGCCTTGAACGCAGGAATGTATTCAGCAACATGGAATGTGCTGCAGTTGGGTTCTGCTAGTTCCAGTCCAGGATTTTCTTCAGTGAGGAATGGTACAGCTAAATCTTTGACAAGAGATCAAGGGAGAATGACCAGTCCCTTGGATAGGCTCGTAAGACAGGATATCTGTGTAACCAACAGAAACCCAACTGATTTTACTACAATTAGTGATGACAATGAGTTTTTAAGGGAGGATATATGA
- the LOC127342008 gene encoding rac-like GTP-binding protein 1, producing MNGGTAAVSRFIKCVAVGDGAVGKTCMLICYTCNKFPTDYIPTVFDNFSANVSVDGSIVNLGLWDTAGQEDYSRLRPLSYRGADVFILSFSLTSRASYENVHKKWMPELRRYAPGIPVLLVGTKLDLREDRAYLADHPTESIITAEQGEELRKQIGAVAYVECSSKTQRNIKAVFDTAIKAVLQPRRHKEIARKETRTGAGRSVRRYFCGRACFV from the exons atgaaCGGCGGAACAGCGGCGGTGAGCCGGTTCATCAAGTGCGTGGCGGTGGGCGACGGCGCCGTGGGCAAGACCTGCATGCTCATCTGCTACACCTGCAACAAGTTCCCCACC GACTACATCCCCACCGTGTTCGACAACTTCAGCGCCAACGTATCGGTGGACGGGAGCATCGTCAACCTCGGCCTCTGGGACACCGCTGGTCAAGAGGACTACAGCAGGCTGAGGCCTCTGAGCTACAGGGGAGCTGATGTATTCATCCTCTCCTTCTCCCTCACCAGCAGAGCAAGCTATGAGAATGTGCACAAGAAG TGGATGCCGGAGCTTCGCCGCTACGCGCCCGGCATTCCTGTACTTCTTGTTGGAACCAAGTTGG ATCTCCGAGAAGATAGAGCTTATCTTGCTGATCATCCAACTGAGTCCATTATAACAGCTGAGCAG GGAGAGGAGCTCAGGAAGCAAATAGGGGCGGTGGCCTACGTGGAATGCAGCTCCAAGACACAAAGG AACATCAAGGCTGTTTTCGACACTGCCATCAAAGCAGTTCTTCAACCTCGGAGGCACAAGGAGATAGCCCGCAAGGAAACTCGGACAGGAGCCGGTCGGTCTGTAAG GCGGTACTTTTGCGGAAGAGCTTGTTTCGTGTAA